In candidate division WOR-3 bacterium, the DNA window TTCAAAATTCTCTCATATCTACCCTTTTCACCACCCCATACTTCTCCGAGATTAGTATCAAGATAGTAATAAATTGTTTCCTTATCTTTTTCAAGTTCACCCAAATTTATATCTTTATCTTTTTCCTTAACAAAATTTAAAAATTTTTCAACTTCTTCTTTACCAATTTCTCTTATACCTTTATTTTTAAGATTTAAAGCATAATCAAAAAATCTCCTTTTCTGTAAAAGTTTTGTAATCTCTTTTGAAATTTTCTGCGGTTTTATAACAATATCAGGTATAACACCATAACCTCCAACTATTTTTCTTTTCATTTTTAACGTGTAAAAAGTTTCCCCTCCATTTTTCTTCATCTCTCTAATTTCCTCACCAGTTGTGTCTCTTATATCAAATCTATGTATTGATCTTCCAGAAGGTAAATAATAAAGACTTGTTGTTAACTTTACACGATAACCTTCATCAAGAGGAAATATCCTCTGCACAGAACCCTTTCCAAAAGTTGTATCTCCTATAACAAGTGCTCTATCCCAGTCTTGAAGAGCACCGGAAACTATTTCAGAAGCAGAAGCAGAACCTCTATCAACAAAAACAATAAGTGGAATTTCCTCTGTAAAAGGATCTTCATTTATAGCTTTAAACACCTGTTCAAGGCTCTTATTCCTACCCTTTGTGGATACAATTTCACTTCCTTTTGGTAAAAAAAGATCTGCAACTTCAACCGCAGCATCAAGAAGACCACCTGGATTTCCTCTTAAATCAAGAATTAATTTTTTTAAGCCCTGTTTTTTAAGATCATCAATAGCTTTACTAATTTCTTCTCTTGAAGTATTTGAAAACTCATTTAATTTTATATATCCTATCTCGTTATCAATTTTAGAGTAATAAGGAACAGCATTTATTTTTATTATCTCTCTTACAAGTTCAAAATCAAAAGCTTCCTCAATAAAAGGTCTTTTTATTTTTATCTTAACCTTTGTTCCTGGCTCCCCTCTTAAATATCTTACAGCCTTCTGTAAAGACCATCCCTTGGTTGACTTACCATCTACCTCTACTATCTGATCTCCTGCTTGAATTCCAGCTCTTGAAGCTGGTGTTCCCTCAAGTGGTGAAATAACAGTTAAAATTCCATCTTTTATTCCAATCTGAATTCCGATTCCTCCGAATCTTCCTGTTGAATGTATATTCATTTCCTCCCACTCCTCAGGTGTCATTAAATCAGAGTATGGATCCAGTTGATGGAGTAGATAATCCATGGATTTTTCAAGAAGAGGAGCAAGATTCTCATCAACTTGATATTTCTCATCAAAATATCTTTCCTGGATTAGAGATATAATTTTAGAAAAATTTCGAAGCTCAGTGGTTAAAGATGGTTTTCTTTCTACCTCTCCTCGAGTTCCTTTCAGAACAAATAAAGGTAAGGTTATTAAAATTAAAGGACCTATTATTTTTTTCATTTTTTCCTCCTTTTCAATTTCAATTTTAAGCTATAAACTCTTAATAAGTGAAATAAACTTTCCTTTATCCTTTAATCTTTCTATTACTTTTAAAAAAGCCTTTTTAATTATTTCATCCTCCTTTTCATTTCCGTCTAAAATAATTACTCTCTTTTTCGCTCTTTTTGCAATATCAAGGTATCCTTTTCTTACCCTTTTATGAAATTCCATACTTTCTCTTTCAATTCTATCTTTACCTTTAAGTCTCTTTAAGCTAATTTCAGGATCTATATCTATCAAAAAAGTAACATTAGGTTTTAAACCTGAAGTTGCAATTTTATTGAATCTTTTTATAAGTCTTATATTAAGCGATCTTCCATAACCCTGATAGGCAATTGTAGAATCATCAAATCTATCACTAATTACAATTTTACCCTCCCTTAATGCAGGTATTATTTTTTTTTCAACATGTTCCTTCCTTGATGCCAGAAAAAGAAAAAGTTCTGTCCACGGAGATATTTCCTCAGAATGTAAAAGAATTTCCCTTATTTTTTCACCTACCTCTGTTCCACCCGGCTCCCATGTGAGCAAAACCGGAAAACCTTTATTTTTTAATTCTTCAAAAAGTCCTTTAGCAAGTGTTGTCTTTCCACTACCCTCAATCCCCTCCACTGTAATAAAAAATCCCCACTTACCCACTTATTTACTTTTCTTCTTTTTCGTGTATTTTTTTATCCACTCCTCCAGTTTCTTTTTAGCCTGAAAATCAGGAATCTGTTTTGGTGGAGACTTCATAAAGTAAGCAGAAGGCTCAATAAGAGCACCTTTAAGACCATTATCAAGTCCAAGCTTTGCACATCTCACAGCATCAACAATTACTCCTGCTGAATTAGGAGAATCCCAGACTTCAAGTTTTAATTCTATATTTAAAGGAACATCACCAAAGGTTCTTCCTTCAAGCCTCATATAAGCCCATTTTCTATCCTTTAACCAGGCAACATAATCAGAAGGCCCAATATACACATTCTCTTCACCGATATCATAAGGTAAAAGGGAAGTGACAGCACCTGTTTTTGATTTCTTTTTTGATTCAAGTCTTTCCCTTTCAAGCATGTTAAGAAAATCAGTATTACCACCTACATTTAACTGACTTGTTCTTTCAAGTTTAACTCCTCTATCTATAAAAAGTTGAACAAGTGTCCTGTGAACAATAGTTGCACCAACTTGAGATTTTACATCATCACCTATTACAGGAAGACCTGCCTCTTCAAATCTTCTCTGCCAGTAAGGTTCCCTTGCTATGAAAACAGGAATTCCATTTACAAAAGCACATCCTGCTTTCAATACCTGTTCAACATACCATTTTGTTGCTTCTTCACTTCCAACTGGAAGAAAATTAACAACCACATCAGTTTTAGTTTCTCTCAATAATCTAACAATATCAGCAGTTTCTCCTGGTGCTTTCTCAATAATTTGTGAAAGATATTTTCCCAGTCCATCGTGAGTCATTCCTCTAACAACTGGTACATTTAATTTAGGAACATCACAGAATTTATATGTATTATTGGGATATGTATAAATTGCTTCTGCTAAATCTTTTCCAACTTTGTTTTTATCAATATCAATGCCAAGGGTAAATTCAATATCCCCTATATGATATCCACCGAGAACCACATGCATAATACCGGGTATAAAATCATCTTCCTTTGAATTTTTATAATAATAAACACCTTGAACAAAGGATGAAGCACAGTTTCCAACTCCTATTATAGCAACCCTTACTTTACCCATAATTAACTCCTTTTAATTAATGAAGGGGGTTGAACCCTCAATTTTTTTCCATAATTTTATAAGCATATAAAATCCTTCTTAAAAAAGTTAATACAACCAAAATTAAAAATAATATTAAAAGATAAAAAAATACTTTTTTTCCTGTTAAAGAAGAAAATGCAATAAAAACAATTCTTTCCTCCCTTTCCATCGGACCTACTCTTATTGAGTGAGAAAGACCTTCAGCCCTTGCTCTTGTATAAGAAATTAAAAAAGAAAATAAAAAGGAAAAAAAAAGAATAAGCACTTTCATTATTTCTTCTCTGTAAAAGTATATAAGAGAAGAAAAAATTATACCTTCATGAATTCTATCTGTCACTGAATCAATAAAAGCACCAAATTTAGTAGTAGAATTCCTATATCGTGCAAGAGCTCCATCTAATGTATCAAATAGAGAAAATATTATTAATAAAATACCTGCCAAAAGGAAATTACCTTTTATATAAAAAAAAGCAGGTATTAGAGAAAAAACTAACCCTGAAAAAGTTAAATGAATTGGTTTTATTCCCAATTTATTCATTAAATAAAGCAAAGGAATTATTGATTTTTCAAATATAATTTTTAATTTTTTCATTCTTTTTCCCCTTCTATTACAAGGGTAAACTCCCCTTTTTTATTTTTAACCCATTCAATCGCTTTCTCAATTGGTCCATAAATATACTCCTCAAATTTTTTTGTCATTTCCCTTATTAAAAAAACTTTCTTACTAACTCCTAAAATTTCTTTTAATTCTCCAAGAATTTTCTCTATATTGTGAGGTGATAAATAAAAAACAATTGTTCTTTTCTCCTCTTTTAGAGAAGAAAATAATTTTTTTCTTTTAGATTCCTTTTTTGGTGGAAATCCAAGAAACAAAAAATTATCACCATCCATACCTGAAACTGACAAAGAGGAGGTTAAGGCTGATGGTCCAGGAATAGGTGTAACTTTTATATTTTCTTCATGACATCTTCTTACAAGATATGTGCCTGGATCACATATACCTGGTGTTCCATTTTCTGAAACAAGGGAAATTTTTTTTCCTTCTTTTAATATATTTATAATAAATTCAGTCCTTTTTTTTTCCTGACCTTTAAATAATGCAAAAAGTTTTTTCTTAATATCGTATTTGTTAAGTAAGATAAGTGTTTTCCGTGTATCTTCACATACAATTAAATCTGAATCCTTTAACACCTTTATAGCCCTAAAGGTAATATCTTCAAGATTTCCAATGGGTGTTGCCACAACGAATAATTCTCCTTTATCCATCTTTTATTATAAAAAAATAAAGAGCGATATTTAAATTTGAAATTTAATTTTTTTTTACTTATTATTAATATACTTTAAAATGGTTCAAATCCAAATAATTTATTAAAAAAATGAAACCTGTCGGAGAACACTACATAGTAGAAGCTTCAGGTTGTGACCCACAGATAATCGGGAATGTGGAAAAAATGCAGGAAATTTTAGTTAATGCAGCCCATAAAGCAAATGTCAAAATATGGGCTGTATCTTTTCACAGGTTCCCTCCTCA includes these proteins:
- a CDS encoding CDP-alcohol phosphatidyltransferase family protein; the encoded protein is MKKLKIIFEKSIIPLLYLMNKLGIKPIHLTFSGLVFSLIPAFFYIKGNFLLAGILLIIFSLFDTLDGALARYRNSTTKFGAFIDSVTDRIHEGIIFSSLIYFYREEIMKVLILFFSFLFSFLISYTRARAEGLSHSIRVGPMEREERIVFIAFSSLTGKKVFFYLLILFLILVVLTFLRRILYAYKIMEKN
- a CDS encoding inositol-3-phosphate synthase is translated as MGKVRVAIIGVGNCASSFVQGVYYYKNSKEDDFIPGIMHVVLGGYHIGDIEFTLGIDIDKNKVGKDLAEAIYTYPNNTYKFCDVPKLNVPVVRGMTHDGLGKYLSQIIEKAPGETADIVRLLRETKTDVVVNFLPVGSEEATKWYVEQVLKAGCAFVNGIPVFIAREPYWQRRFEEAGLPVIGDDVKSQVGATIVHRTLVQLFIDRGVKLERTSQLNVGGNTDFLNMLERERLESKKKSKTGAVTSLLPYDIGEENVYIGPSDYVAWLKDRKWAYMRLEGRTFGDVPLNIELKLEVWDSPNSAGVIVDAVRCAKLGLDNGLKGALIEPSAYFMKSPPKQIPDFQAKKKLEEWIKKYTKKKKSK
- the rsmI gene encoding 16S rRNA (cytidine(1402)-2'-O)-methyltransferase — translated: MDKGELFVVATPIGNLEDITFRAIKVLKDSDLIVCEDTRKTLILLNKYDIKKKLFALFKGQEKKRTEFIINILKEGKKISLVSENGTPGICDPGTYLVRRCHEENIKVTPIPGPSALTSSLSVSGMDGDNFLFLGFPPKKESKRKKLFSSLKEEKRTIVFYLSPHNIEKILGELKEILGVSKKVFLIREMTKKFEEYIYGPIEKAIEWVKNKKGEFTLVIEGEKE
- the tmk gene encoding dTMP kinase, producing the protein MGKWGFFITVEGIEGSGKTTLAKGLFEELKNKGFPVLLTWEPGGTEVGEKIREILLHSEEISPWTELFLFLASRKEHVEKKIIPALREGKIVISDRFDDSTIAYQGYGRSLNIRLIKRFNKIATSGLKPNVTFLIDIDPEISLKRLKGKDRIERESMEFHKRVRKGYLDIAKRAKKRVIILDGNEKEDEIIKKAFLKVIERLKDKGKFISLIKSL
- a CDS encoding S41 family peptidase produces the protein MKKIIGPLILITLPLFVLKGTRGEVERKPSLTTELRNFSKIISLIQERYFDEKYQVDENLAPLLEKSMDYLLHQLDPYSDLMTPEEWEEMNIHSTGRFGGIGIQIGIKDGILTVISPLEGTPASRAGIQAGDQIVEVDGKSTKGWSLQKAVRYLRGEPGTKVKIKIKRPFIEEAFDFELVREIIKINAVPYYSKIDNEIGYIKLNEFSNTSREEISKAIDDLKKQGLKKLILDLRGNPGGLLDAAVEVADLFLPKGSEIVSTKGRNKSLEQVFKAINEDPFTEEIPLIVFVDRGSASASEIVSGALQDWDRALVIGDTTFGKGSVQRIFPLDEGYRVKLTTSLYYLPSGRSIHRFDIRDTTGEEIREMKKNGGETFYTLKMKRKIVGGYGVIPDIVIKPQKISKEITKLLQKRRFFDYALNLKNKGIREIGKEEVEKFLNFVKEKDKDINLGELEKDKETIYYYLDTNLGEVWGGEKGRYERILKNDEWVNKALNIFKKVNKKEDVFKYVEK